In one window of Bizionia sp. M204 DNA:
- a CDS encoding acyl-CoA dehydrogenase family protein → MNTMYFTEEHNLFRQSLKDFLQKEVVPHIEKWEKDGTVERFIWKKFGDMGFFGVNYPEAYGGLDLDLFYTIIFLEELQKVNSGGFAANMWAHAYLAMTHVNAEGSDAIKEKYLTGSISGDMIGCLCVTEPFGGSDVAGMRTTAEKKGDTYVLNGSKTFITNGVYSDYLVVAAKTNPELGNKGISMFIMDRDTPGISATKLDKLGWRASDTAEIAFDNVTIPAENLMGEENKGFPYIMQHFAFERLIMGVNSHARAEFALDYAKKYMSERYAFGKSINKFQALRHAFSDAYASMIVCKEFNYSIAYRMNKGEYVVKEATISKLQSTKMADEVIYQCLQFLGGYGYMEEYPMARLLRDSRLGPIGGGTSEILREIIAKMTLDGKDYKPATK, encoded by the coding sequence ATGAATACTATGTACTTCACCGAAGAGCATAACTTGTTTAGACAGAGCTTAAAAGATTTTTTACAGAAAGAGGTAGTTCCACATATTGAAAAATGGGAGAAAGACGGAACTGTTGAGCGTTTTATTTGGAAAAAATTCGGGGATATGGGCTTCTTTGGTGTTAATTATCCGGAAGCGTATGGCGGATTAGATTTAGACTTATTTTATACAATCATTTTTCTTGAAGAACTGCAAAAAGTTAATTCTGGCGGTTTTGCAGCCAATATGTGGGCGCATGCTTATTTGGCAATGACACACGTAAATGCTGAAGGAAGTGATGCTATTAAGGAAAAATATTTAACAGGAAGTATTTCTGGTGATATGATTGGTTGCCTTTGTGTAACCGAACCTTTTGGTGGTAGTGATGTGGCAGGAATGCGCACAACTGCTGAAAAGAAAGGTGACACTTATGTCCTTAACGGATCCAAAACTTTTATTACAAATGGGGTTTATAGCGATTATTTAGTAGTTGCCGCTAAAACAAATCCGGAGTTAGGAAACAAGGGAATTAGTATGTTTATTATGGATCGTGATACACCTGGTATTTCTGCAACCAAATTAGATAAATTAGGATGGCGAGCAAGTGATACTGCCGAAATTGCTTTTGATAACGTGACCATTCCTGCTGAAAATTTAATGGGTGAAGAGAATAAAGGGTTTCCATATATCATGCAACATTTTGCATTTGAGCGTTTAATTATGGGCGTAAACTCACATGCTCGCGCTGAATTTGCTTTAGATTATGCCAAGAAATATATGAGTGAACGTTACGCCTTTGGAAAGAGTATAAATAAATTCCAAGCCTTACGTCATGCCTTTTCAGATGCATACGCAAGTATGATTGTATGTAAAGAATTTAACTACTCTATTGCCTACAGAATGAATAAAGGTGAATATGTGGTTAAAGAAGCAACGATTTCCAAATTGCAATCTACCAAAATGGCCGATGAGGTGATATACCAGTGTCTTCAATTTTTAGGTGGTTATGGTTATATGGAAGAATATCCTATGGCACGATTATTACGTGATAGCCGATTAGGACCAATTGGAGGTGGTACATCTGAAATTTTGCGAGAAATTATCGCCAAAATGACGTTGGATGGAAAAGATTATAAGCCAGCGACGAAATAA
- a CDS encoding helix-hairpin-helix domain-containing protein, whose amino-acid sequence MKSHFTFTKKQRNGIFLLIAIMVILQVLFHYYNKTLDGNNHDALINTELQQEIDSLKLVQIENSKFKIFPFNPNYITDYKGYTLGMSNEEIDRLHKFRASEKWVNSASEFQQVTKVSDSLLAVLSPNFKFPEWVTNPKPKPFNSNNYNSKPKTFGQKIDLNQATASQLKRIYGIGDALSERIVSYREKIGGQFIADVELTQVYGLSAEVIERIQEQFTVKTPKPIARFNVNTATRDELVTIPYIDYEVAHNIIEQRILLDGFKSLTDLTKVKDFPVNKIEIITLYLTLE is encoded by the coding sequence ATGAAATCCCATTTCACGTTTACTAAAAAACAGCGAAATGGGATTTTTTTGTTAATCGCTATCATGGTGATTCTTCAAGTTTTGTTTCACTATTATAATAAAACATTAGATGGCAACAACCATGATGCGCTCATCAATACCGAACTCCAGCAGGAAATTGATTCTTTAAAATTGGTTCAGATTGAAAATTCTAAATTCAAAATATTTCCTTTCAACCCTAATTATATAACCGACTATAAAGGCTATACTTTAGGCATGAGCAATGAAGAAATAGATAGACTTCATAAATTTAGAGCATCGGAAAAATGGGTGAATTCGGCATCAGAATTTCAGCAAGTAACCAAAGTGTCTGATTCGCTTTTAGCCGTTTTATCACCAAATTTTAAATTTCCAGAATGGGTTACAAATCCGAAACCGAAACCTTTCAATTCTAATAACTACAATAGCAAACCCAAAACATTTGGGCAGAAAATTGATTTAAACCAAGCAACAGCTTCTCAATTAAAACGTATTTATGGTATTGGTGATGCCTTATCCGAGCGCATAGTTTCCTATCGCGAAAAAATAGGCGGTCAATTTATTGCTGATGTAGAACTAACGCAAGTGTATGGCTTGTCTGCTGAGGTCATTGAACGCATTCAAGAACAATTCACTGTAAAAACACCAAAACCCATTGCGCGTTTCAATGTAAACACAGCTACGCGAGATGAGTTGGTTACCATTCCATATATAGATTATGAAGTGGCGCACAACATTATAGAGCAACGAATTCTTCTGGATGGCTTTAAATCATTAACCGATTTAACGAAAGTTAAAGACTTCCCTGTAAACAAGATTGAGATAATTACGTTATATTTGACACTCGAATAA
- a CDS encoding amino acid carrier protein, protein MKKILLSIFTAILPIIAFAQNFEIEGQVSNPSSTINDGVVTITVKGGVEPYTYRWSNQSTPLTSNRAIGLTEGVPYSVVVTDAAGNSKTVVYTVETEAITEVFNGTMTPAVSALGSVLFWDPFAAIGIYDPVVYADSKQIGIPNWTNEVQNKYTLKSWLKGDGENVLKDEPIAVIQDMAGNDITVNSSAKGKLKHLTAEGNVIFNSDNAQHVIEQGAHNFAQVTYDKPVVLTHPNGDPLTKPISFIVIWLVLGALFFTIRMGFINIRGFGHAIDLARGKYDDPDAPGQVTHFQALATAVSGTVGLGNIAGVAVAVSLGGAGATFWMIVCGLLGMSTKFVECTLGVKYRDILPDGRVFGGPMNYLRYGLEKRNMKGFGKVLAGMFAVLAVGASFGGGNMFQANQSFEQLAGQFPMLEGNGFYFGVITAILVGVVIIGGINSIAKVTGRVVPVMASIYVVAALAVIIMNIQNIGPAFTAIYEGAFSPSALKGGVIGVLIVGFQRAAFSNEAGVGSAAIAHSTAKTNNPPSEGFVALLEPFIDTVVVCTLTALVLIFTGMHEVEGMAGAQLTSDAFGSQISWFPYVLAVAVFLFAFSTMISWSYYGMRAWTYLFGKSKKIEFIYKMLFLVFVVIGASVSLGAVLDFSDMMILAMSFPNIIGLYIMSSEVKFDLNEYIQKLKTNQLYKRLDKK, encoded by the coding sequence ATGAAGAAAATTCTTCTTTCAATTTTTACTGCAATTCTGCCCATAATAGCGTTTGCGCAAAATTTTGAAATAGAAGGGCAAGTCTCAAACCCTTCATCCACAATTAACGATGGTGTTGTAACAATTACGGTTAAAGGTGGAGTAGAGCCTTATACCTATCGCTGGAGTAATCAAAGTACACCATTAACTTCTAATAGAGCTATTGGGCTTACGGAAGGAGTTCCGTATTCAGTTGTTGTTACAGATGCTGCAGGAAATAGTAAGACCGTGGTTTATACGGTAGAAACGGAAGCAATTACAGAGGTTTTTAATGGTACCATGACACCGGCCGTTAGTGCGCTAGGTTCGGTGCTTTTTTGGGATCCTTTTGCTGCAATAGGAATTTATGATCCAGTTGTCTATGCAGACAGCAAGCAAATAGGTATTCCAAATTGGACGAACGAAGTTCAAAATAAATATACACTTAAGTCTTGGCTTAAAGGCGATGGTGAAAATGTCCTTAAAGATGAGCCAATTGCCGTTATTCAGGATATGGCTGGAAATGATATTACGGTAAACTCATCAGCAAAAGGAAAATTAAAGCATTTAACCGCAGAAGGAAACGTTATTTTTAATTCAGATAATGCGCAACACGTAATTGAACAAGGTGCTCATAATTTCGCACAAGTAACTTATGATAAGCCAGTTGTTTTAACCCATCCAAATGGTGACCCACTAACAAAACCTATTTCATTTATTGTAATTTGGTTAGTATTGGGGGCGTTATTCTTTACAATTAGAATGGGCTTTATTAATATCCGTGGATTTGGACATGCTATTGATTTAGCACGTGGAAAATATGACGATCCAGATGCACCTGGACAAGTTACACACTTTCAAGCTTTGGCAACAGCCGTTTCAGGTACTGTTGGATTAGGAAATATTGCTGGTGTAGCCGTAGCGGTATCCTTGGGAGGAGCAGGCGCAACTTTCTGGATGATTGTTTGTGGATTATTAGGGATGTCAACAAAATTTGTAGAGTGTACTTTAGGTGTTAAATATCGTGATATTCTGCCTGATGGTCGTGTGTTTGGTGGCCCCATGAATTACCTACGTTACGGGCTTGAAAAGCGTAACATGAAAGGATTTGGAAAAGTGCTTGCAGGTATGTTTGCCGTTTTAGCAGTTGGTGCTTCTTTTGGAGGTGGTAATATGTTTCAAGCCAATCAATCTTTTGAGCAGTTAGCAGGTCAGTTTCCTATGTTAGAAGGTAACGGGTTCTATTTTGGTGTTATAACCGCAATTTTAGTAGGAGTTGTTATCATTGGAGGTATTAACAGTATTGCCAAAGTAACAGGTAGAGTAGTTCCTGTAATGGCTAGTATTTATGTGGTTGCTGCCCTTGCCGTTATTATTATGAATATTCAAAATATTGGCCCAGCTTTTACGGCTATTTATGAAGGTGCTTTTAGCCCTTCAGCTCTTAAAGGTGGCGTTATTGGTGTATTAATAGTTGGTTTCCAACGTGCCGCATTTTCCAATGAAGCAGGTGTAGGTTCTGCAGCTATTGCTCATAGTACAGCTAAAACAAACAATCCACCATCGGAAGGTTTTGTGGCCTTATTAGAACCATTTATTGATACCGTTGTTGTGTGTACATTAACGGCTTTAGTATTAATTTTTACTGGTATGCATGAAGTAGAAGGTATGGCTGGTGCGCAATTAACATCTGATGCTTTTGGTAGTCAAATATCTTGGTTCCCATATGTGTTAGCGGTAGCGGTATTCTTATTTGCATTTTCAACTATGATATCATGGTCTTATTATGGAATGAGAGCTTGGACATACTTATTTGGTAAGAGTAAGAAAATTGAATTTATATATAAAATGTTATTTTTAGTATTTGTAGTTATTGGAGCATCCGTTAGTTTAGGAGCTGTTCTTGACTTTTCAGATATGATGATTTTAGCCATGTCGTTTCCAAACATAATTGGTCTTTACATTATGTCTAGTGAGGTGAAATTCGATTTAAACGAATACATACAGAAACTAAAAACTAACCAATTATATAAAAGGTTGGATAAGAAATAA
- a CDS encoding TrkA family potassium uptake protein, with product MRNFVLNLFRSKIIIAIVLLILLLLVGVIGFMIMSGYRWVDALYMTVITVTTVGFGEVRPLDDASKIFTIFLILTSVIIVGYAISVITEYILSKNNFEDLKQKKMQKKIDNLSGHIIICGYGRNGKQAAHKLMAYKKPFVVIERDKEVIEKFQSEMVPFVHGNANEDEILLQAGIEKATTLISALPNDADNLFVVLSARQINQDMTIISRASQETSYNKLKLAGANNVILPDKIGGDHMASLVVVPDLIEFIDNLSIVGKSNINIEEIAVSKFYDTTEIRTIRDLDLRQKTGCNVIGYKDENGDYIINPEAEQRLMPNSKVIVLGRPEQIMKLNSVYNIR from the coding sequence ATGAGAAACTTCGTTTTAAATCTTTTTCGTTCTAAAATAATAATAGCAATTGTCTTGTTAATTTTATTGCTTTTAGTTGGCGTTATAGGGTTTATGATTATGTCCGGTTACCGCTGGGTAGACGCGCTTTATATGACAGTAATAACCGTTACAACGGTAGGCTTTGGCGAAGTCCGCCCTTTGGATGATGCTTCTAAAATATTCACTATTTTTTTAATTCTTACTAGTGTTATTATTGTTGGTTATGCTATTAGTGTGATTACCGAATATATTTTGAGTAAAAATAATTTTGAAGATTTAAAACAAAAGAAAATGCAAAAAAAGATTGATAATCTTTCTGGTCATATTATTATTTGTGGCTATGGCAGAAACGGCAAACAAGCTGCACATAAACTAATGGCTTATAAAAAACCTTTTGTGGTAATTGAACGGGATAAAGAGGTTATTGAAAAATTCCAAAGTGAAATGGTGCCATTTGTTCATGGAAATGCCAATGAAGACGAGATTCTTTTACAAGCAGGAATTGAGAAGGCTACGACGTTAATTTCTGCATTGCCTAATGATGCGGATAACCTATTTGTGGTATTATCTGCTCGGCAAATAAATCAGGATATGACAATTATTAGTCGTGCATCTCAAGAAACGTCTTACAACAAGTTGAAACTAGCTGGTGCTAATAATGTTATTTTGCCAGATAAAATAGGTGGAGATCACATGGCATCTTTGGTGGTTGTTCCCGATTTAATTGAGTTTATTGATAACTTATCTATTGTGGGGAAATCCAATATTAATATTGAAGAAATTGCGGTGAGTAAATTCTATGATACAACGGAAATTCGTACCATTCGCGATTTGGATTTACGTCAAAAAACAGGTTGTAATGTTATAGGTTATAAAGATGAAAATGGCGATTATATTATTAATCCAGAAGCCGAACAACGCCTAATGCCTAATTCTAAAGTTATCGTGCTTGGAAGGCCAGAACAGATAATGAAGCTTAATTCAGTTTACAACATCCGTTAA
- a CDS encoding PspC domain-containing protein produces MNFFYNALLYFQKRGYYVCQRIADRMGIRAKVVRTSFMYLTFVTLGFGFALYLFIAFWMRIKDLLFTKRSSVFDL; encoded by the coding sequence ATGAATTTTTTTTATAATGCCTTACTTTATTTTCAAAAGCGTGGTTATTACGTTTGCCAGCGTATAGCTGACCGCATGGGTATTCGTGCCAAGGTTGTAAGAACCTCATTTATGTATCTCACCTTTGTGACATTAGGCTTTGGTTTTGCCCTCTATTTGTTTATTGCTTTTTGGATGCGAATAAAAGACTTATTATTCACAAAGCGCTCATCAGTGTTTGATTTATAA
- a CDS encoding DUF2851 family protein produces the protein MQEAFLHYLWQFKKFQLLNLKTTQEQLITVVNSGQHNQLSGPDFFAAQLKIDNQLWAGNVEIHIKSSDWYVHHHEKDPAYQNVILHVVWEHDTDVFRKDNTVIPTLELKHHVDKKLLNNYHELFSKKQSWINCENEFSDTPDFLLQNWLERLYIERLEQKSVAITHLLKKSKNNWEAVLFAMLAKNFGLNINGDAFLSMAQSIDFAIIRKLQNKPEELEALFLGQAGLLSSESNEPYELQLKAHYKFLKNKFQLDNSLVTQPQFFKLRPPNFPTIRLSQLAVLYTENDALFSKIMDCKTLEQIYKLFQVGCSEFWRTHFTFQTTSKPSKKILTKNFIHLLIINTVVPLKFAYNKKQGTDVVSELLELMAHIPSENNTIVNKFNQLKPMPNYASVSQALLQLKMQYCNPNKCLQCAIGNRLISK, from the coding sequence ATGCAAGAAGCGTTTTTACATTATTTATGGCAGTTTAAAAAGTTTCAGCTTTTGAATTTGAAAACAACTCAAGAGCAGCTTATTACTGTGGTAAATTCAGGACAGCACAATCAGCTTTCTGGCCCTGATTTTTTTGCAGCGCAACTTAAAATTGATAATCAGCTTTGGGCAGGAAATGTAGAAATTCATATTAAATCTAGCGATTGGTATGTGCATCATCATGAAAAAGATCCTGCGTATCAAAACGTGATACTTCATGTGGTTTGGGAACACGATACCGATGTTTTCAGAAAAGATAATACCGTAATTCCAACATTGGAACTGAAGCATCATGTGGATAAAAAATTACTTAATAATTACCATGAACTCTTCTCTAAAAAACAATCATGGATAAATTGCGAAAATGAATTTAGTGATACACCAGACTTTTTATTGCAAAATTGGTTGGAACGCTTATATATAGAACGTTTAGAGCAGAAGTCCGTTGCAATTACGCATTTATTGAAAAAATCAAAAAACAATTGGGAAGCCGTATTGTTTGCCATGCTCGCTAAAAACTTTGGTCTTAATATTAATGGTGATGCGTTTTTAAGCATGGCACAATCTATAGATTTTGCTATCATTAGAAAACTTCAAAATAAACCTGAAGAGCTGGAAGCCTTATTTTTAGGTCAGGCCGGGTTATTAAGTTCAGAAAGTAATGAGCCTTATGAGCTGCAATTGAAGGCGCATTATAAATTTTTGAAAAACAAATTTCAATTGGATAATAGTTTGGTAACACAACCGCAGTTTTTTAAGTTACGGCCTCCTAATTTTCCAACCATACGCTTATCACAATTGGCCGTCTTATATACTGAAAATGACGCATTGTTTTCAAAAATAATGGATTGTAAAACCCTTGAGCAAATTTATAAGCTTTTTCAAGTGGGCTGTTCTGAGTTTTGGAGAACACATTTTACGTTTCAAACGACTTCCAAACCATCAAAAAAGATTTTGACTAAAAATTTTATTCACCTATTAATTATAAATACGGTTGTGCCTTTAAAATTTGCCTACAATAAAAAACAAGGAACAGATGTAGTTTCAGAACTACTAGAACTTATGGCACATATTCCTTCCGAAAACAATACCATTGTAAATAAGTTTAACCAATTGAAACCAATGCCTAATTACGCCAGTGTTTCACAAGCGTTATTACAGCTGAAGATGCAGTATTGCAATCCAAATAAATGTTTACAATGCGCTATTGGAAATCGCTTAATAAGCAAATAA
- a CDS encoding CIA30 family protein — translation MKYLAFITVILLTQTPMTLYKFNTDSKQTDWYILDDVVMGGKSNGTFSINEAGNGIFKGEISLENNGGFSSVRHDCNVKNHEGFTRFRIRIKGDGNPYQFRVKSDKNNRHSYVATFQTSGDWETIDIAFTNMPAVFRGRNLDMPNFPGKNMEEIGFLIGTKNPQKFQLEIESIVLVK, via the coding sequence ATGAAATATCTTGCTTTTATAACCGTAATCCTTTTAACACAAACACCTATGACACTTTATAAATTTAATACAGATAGTAAACAAACCGATTGGTATATTCTTGATGATGTGGTTATGGGCGGAAAATCTAATGGCACGTTTAGTATTAATGAAGCTGGAAATGGTATTTTTAAAGGCGAAATATCATTAGAAAATAATGGTGGTTTTTCTTCTGTTAGACACGATTGTAATGTAAAAAATCACGAAGGTTTTACACGTTTTAGAATCCGAATAAAAGGTGATGGTAATCCCTATCAATTCCGTGTAAAATCCGACAAAAATAACAGACATAGTTATGTAGCCACATTTCAAACCTCTGGAGATTGGGAAACAATAGACATTGCCTTTACTAATATGCCTGCTGTTTTCCGTGGTCGAAATTTAGACATGCCCAATTTCCCTGGTAAAAATATGGAAGAAATTGGTTTTTTAATCGGTACTAAAAACCCGCAAAAATTCCAATTAGAAATAGAGAGTATTGTGTTAGTAAAGTAA
- a CDS encoding HipA family kinase: protein MNTIEIRQVNVVQYINPLREGGSLPAIVKADDGFLYVLKFRGAGQGKKALIAELIGGEIARAIGLHVPELVFMNLDDSFSKTEPDEEIQDLLKFSVGLNLGLHYLSSAITFDPLVTHIDSLTASKIVLMDSIISNIDRTAKNTNLLSWNKELWVIDNGASFYFHHNWQTWENHLTRTFPLIKDHVLLEFANNLNEASQHITTQLNTEKIEEIISLIPEDWLESDADAFSPNDMRAAYTTYLKAKLAMIDKLVKEAEDAR, encoded by the coding sequence ATGAATACAATAGAAATCCGACAGGTAAATGTAGTGCAATATATCAATCCATTGCGCGAAGGCGGTTCGCTTCCTGCCATAGTAAAAGCGGATGATGGCTTCTTGTATGTTTTAAAGTTTAGAGGTGCTGGTCAAGGCAAAAAAGCATTGATAGCCGAACTTATTGGTGGCGAAATTGCACGCGCTATCGGTTTACATGTGCCTGAATTGGTGTTCATGAATCTAGACGACTCCTTCAGCAAAACCGAACCTGATGAGGAAATTCAAGATTTACTCAAATTTAGTGTGGGTTTAAATCTCGGACTTCACTATTTATCTAGTGCTATTACTTTTGATCCGTTAGTAACCCATATTGATTCTTTAACGGCTTCCAAGATAGTTTTAATGGATAGCATCATTAGTAATATTGACCGAACCGCTAAAAACACCAACCTTTTAAGTTGGAATAAAGAATTATGGGTTATTGATAATGGTGCTAGTTTTTATTTTCACCATAATTGGCAAACATGGGAAAACCATTTAACGAGAACGTTTCCACTTATTAAAGATCATGTATTACTAGAGTTTGCCAATAATTTAAATGAAGCTTCTCAACACATTACAACACAACTTAACACGGAGAAAATTGAAGAAATTATTTCATTAATCCCAGAAGATTGGCTTGAAAGTGACGCAGATGCGTTTTCTCCAAACGACATGAGAGCAGCTTATACCACCTATTTAAAGGCCAAACTTGCCATGATTGATAAACTCGTTAAAGAAGCTGAAGATGCCAGATAA
- a CDS encoding DUF3037 domain-containing protein yields MPDNVTFEYTIIRLVPKVEREEFFNIGVILFSKRKKFLGMKYYINPKKLAAYSSDIDKAEIESYLKVWESVCQGNPSGGVIEKMEVSDRFRWLAASKSTILQCSKTHSGLCTNPKETLEGLFESFVL; encoded by the coding sequence ATGCCAGATAACGTTACTTTTGAATATACCATTATAAGATTGGTTCCTAAAGTTGAACGGGAGGAATTCTTTAATATTGGTGTGATCCTTTTTTCGAAGCGGAAAAAATTTCTAGGCATGAAGTATTATATAAATCCTAAAAAACTAGCCGCATATTCAAGCGACATAGATAAAGCTGAAATTGAGAGTTATTTAAAAGTCTGGGAGTCCGTTTGCCAAGGTAATCCTTCAGGAGGCGTTATTGAAAAAATGGAAGTTTCTGATAGATTCCGATGGTTGGCAGCTTCCAAAAGCACCATTCTTCAATGCTCCAAAACACATTCAGGACTCTGTACAAATCCAAAAGAGACCTTGGAAGGCCTCTTTGAATCGTTTGTATTGTAA
- a CDS encoding T9SS type A sorting domain-containing protein: MKHIYFFIFIFINISTYAQQHQIQIELVDENVGYSLTVGGQYSNESNDAGLNLIFQNHNVTSYEMVYGYTNETMMDKLGVVSCEDCDVEQFLQDLTNYNSVINYVDIFSGDVLSNGLVLNLVDNNVGSFVSYSNEIAVTNDGGLNQIFSDYNVRLYENVNVGTSYEQYELVCNCDANLLKQELDSYSTVVSITDYVYASFLLLTADIESQGVKIYPNPFTNTINLDTVTPIKTIEVYNILGKRVHVSSKTRNFEYFAPTLTRGIYLLKIINQNGQTSTKKLIKN, from the coding sequence ATGAAACATATTTACTTTTTTATATTTATTTTTATTAACATTTCTACTTATGCGCAACAACATCAGATTCAGATTGAGTTGGTGGATGAAAATGTTGGGTATTCATTAACGGTTGGAGGACAGTATTCAAACGAATCCAATGATGCAGGTTTAAATCTAATATTTCAAAATCATAACGTTACGTCTTATGAAATGGTCTATGGTTATACAAATGAAACCATGATGGATAAATTAGGTGTTGTAAGTTGTGAAGACTGTGACGTGGAGCAGTTTTTGCAAGACTTAACAAATTATAATTCAGTAATAAACTACGTTGATATATTTTCTGGGGATGTTTTGTCTAATGGTTTAGTTCTAAATCTAGTAGACAATAATGTCGGCAGTTTTGTGTCATACTCCAATGAAATAGCCGTTACAAATGATGGAGGATTAAATCAAATATTTTCTGATTATAATGTGCGTCTTTATGAGAATGTAAATGTTGGAACTTCCTATGAACAATATGAATTGGTATGTAATTGTGATGCTAATTTGCTTAAGCAAGAATTAGATAGTTATTCCACCGTTGTTTCAATTACAGATTATGTTTATGCATCCTTTTTATTATTAACTGCAGATATAGAAAGTCAAGGAGTAAAAATTTATCCTAATCCGTTCACAAACACGATTAATTTAGATACAGTAACTCCAATAAAAACGATTGAGGTTTATAACATATTGGGAAAAAGGGTTCATGTTTCTTCAAAGACTCGTAATTTTGAATATTTTGCACCAACCTTAACACGCGGTATTTATCTTTTAAAGATTATTAACCAAAATGGTCAAACTTCAACAAAAAAGTTGATTAAGAATTAA
- a CDS encoding PLP-dependent cysteine synthase family protein yields MDYVENILGTIGNTPMVKLNKLTADLPCLVLSKYETFNPGNSVKDRMALTMIEDAEADGRLKPGGTIIEGTSGNTGMGLALAAIVKGYKCIFVISDKQSKEKMDILRAVGAEVVVCPTDVEPDDPRSYYSVSKRLGEETPNSWYVNQYDNPSNAKAHYESTGPEIWKQTDGKITHFVVGVGTGGTISGVGKYLKEQNPNVKIWGIDTYGSVFKKYHETGIFDEKEIYPYVTEGIGEDILPENVDFSIIDGFTKVTDKDAAIYTQKLAKEEGMFLGNSAGAAIKGLLQLKEHFTKDDVVVVLFHDHGSRYVGKMFNNEWMEKMGYVE; encoded by the coding sequence ATGGATTACGTAGAAAATATACTAGGAACCATTGGTAATACACCCATGGTAAAATTAAATAAACTAACAGCAGATTTACCATGTTTGGTATTATCTAAATACGAAACTTTTAATCCCGGAAACTCTGTTAAAGATCGTATGGCTTTAACCATGATTGAGGATGCGGAAGCAGACGGACGTTTAAAACCAGGTGGAACGATTATTGAAGGAACGTCAGGAAACACAGGTATGGGATTAGCTTTAGCTGCTATTGTAAAAGGTTACAAATGTATTTTTGTGATTTCAGATAAGCAGTCTAAAGAAAAAATGGATATTCTTCGTGCCGTTGGAGCAGAAGTAGTTGTGTGTCCAACAGATGTGGAGCCAGATGACCCAAGAAGTTATTATTCTGTTTCCAAACGATTGGGTGAAGAAACACCAAATTCTTGGTATGTTAATCAATATGATAACCCAAGTAATGCCAAAGCACATTACGAAAGCACAGGTCCAGAAATTTGGAAACAAACCGATGGAAAAATTACGCATTTTGTAGTTGGTGTTGGAACAGGCGGAACTATTTCTGGCGTTGGTAAGTATTTAAAAGAACAAAACCCGAATGTAAAAATTTGGGGAATTGATACGTATGGAAGTGTCTTTAAAAAATACCATGAAACAGGAATTTTTGACGAGAAGGAAATTTATCCATATGTAACCGAAGGTATTGGTGAAGATATTTTACCAGAAAATGTGGATTTTAGTATTATAGATGGTTTTACCAAAGTTACGGATAAAGACGCGGCTATATATACCCAGAAATTAGCCAAGGAAGAAGGCATGTTTTTAGGGAATTCTGCAGGAGCAGCAATAAAAGGCTTGTTACAGCTTAAAGAGCATTTTACAAAAGATGATGTAGTTGTTGTTTTATTCCACGATCACGGAAGTCGTTATGTTGGAAAAATGTTCAACAACGAATGGATGGAGAAAATGGGTTATGTTGAATAA